GTCGGCGTGAGGTCGCCGCCCACGAGGGTGAACATCAGCATCTCGCCGAGCGGCGTGACGATCGGCGCGAGGCCGCCGGAGACGCCGTCCGGCAACTGATCCTGAACCTGAGACAGACGCTCGTTGACCTGCGCGCGCGCCCAATAGATGTCCGTCCCCTCCGAAAATTCGAAGGTGAGGAGCGCGACCGAGTAGCGCGTCGTCGAGCGCATGCGCACGAGGGAGGGGATGCCCTTGGCGGCGATCTCGATCGGGGCGGTGACGCGCGCCTCCAACTCCTCGGGCGTCAGGCCGGGCGCCCGCATGGCGACGAGAACCTGCGCCGGCGCGACGTCGGGAAAGGCGTCGATCGGCAGCTTCAAATAGCTCATCGCCCCCCAGCCCGCGATAAAAAGCGCGCCGAGGAAAGTGAGCAGCCGCTGGCGAAGCGAGAAATGGATGAGGCGCTCAAGCATGGCGTCGGGTCACTTGCTCTCGATCTCTGCAAGCTCGGCGAGAAGGGTCAGTAGGCCGCGCGTCGCGACCCGCTCGCTGGCGGCGAGCGCCCCCTGCACAGAGGCGAATTGCGGCGTCTCGGAGACGAGCGTCACCGGCACGGCGCGAAAGCCCTCAGGAACGCGCAGGAAGACCCAGTTGTGATTGCGATGGCTGACGACGGCGTCCGCCGGCACCCGCCATTGCGCGGCGCCGCCGCCTTTAACCCGCAGGATCGCCTGCACGGCCTGACCTGGCCGGAGCGGGCTGCGCCCCGGCCGGAATTCCGCCACAGCCGTCACGGACTGGGTGGCCGTGTCGGCCGTACGCCCTACGCGGATGAGTTTCCCGTCCCCGCCGGACGCGGCGAGATGTACGCGTTCGACGCTGTCGAGCGCGACGGCGCGGCTGAGCGGCACCTGGAGATTGACCCAGATCGGGTCGAGGCGCGCGATCGTGACAAGCGGCGCCGAAGCCGCCACGCGCTCGCCGGTCATTCCGTGACGCTGAAGGATTGTGCCGCCGATGGGCGCCCGGACCAGCAGAGAGCTCGCGAGTTTGCGTTCCTTTCGAAGAGCGCTGATCTCATTCTCGGTCATGCCGGCGAGGGTGAGAATCTGCGACCGTTCGTCGAGCGTTGCGCTTGCCTGGGAGGCCTCCGCGCGGGTGACAATCAGCCGCCGCTCGGCGATGATGTGCTCCTTGAAGAGCTGCTCGTCGCGACGCAATTTCTCCGCTTCGAGATTGGCCTCCGACATGGCGTGTAGAAAGCCGCGCTGGGCTTCCACCAGTTCGGAAGACTTCAGTGTGGCGATGGGATCGCCTTCCTTCACGTCCTCGTCGGGCGCGACGAGCAGGGTCTCGACGAGGCCCGCTGCTGGAGCTGCCACGATGCGGAGTTGCTGAGGCGGGACCGTGACGACGCCAGGCACGACGATCTCGCTGACGCCCGCCTCGGGCTCTACCGGCTGCGTCTCTATCCCCGCCGCCTGGATCTGCGCCTCGGCGAGGGGAGCGACAATCGTCGCTTCTGGTTGCGAAGGCAGCGGCGCGGCGAGCGCCGGGGGCCAAATGCGAGTAATTAAGAGAACGGCGATGAAGCGCTTAACCAACAGGGTCACCAAAGACACCCATCTCTCCCACCAGCAACGTAGAAACACCCTCACAGCCGGGCTCGACAATTCCCGGCTCGCTTGATGAGGGCGCGGGGATCGCGCATTCCTGCCAAAGCTGACCAGACCGCGATCTCCCTCGAAGGACGCGAAGGCAATCTATATCGTAGTACGATATAATGCAAGGCGGGACGCTGACTCGCTTTCGCCGCAATTAGGGTTTCCCGCCACGATCGACGCCGCGCCTCATTGACAGGCCGCAATTCCAGGCAAATCAGCAAAGCCCCATATATATATGCGAACAGCACGCAACTGAGGATACGGACACGGGAAATCGCTGATACCCCGCAGAGAGCGGATAGCTCTAAGGGCGCGAGCCATTGCCGGCAGGAACTCTGCCTGTCGATCCTTTTGCTTTGAGCGCTTGAATACAGCCCAAGAGGACGCAAAGTCGCTCTACAGCTCCTCCATTCAAGTCTCCTAAGGACGGCTGGCCGCAAAGCCCAATGTGCGTTACTGTGTTGAACAATCCACCCAAAGGCTGCTCGAGTTGTTTTGATGCAGCCGAAAATTCCCAAGCCGGCGGGGCCCTCAATGAAGTTGCGGACTTTCTTTTCAGCTTTTTTTCTTATGCTGATCGCCCTCGCTGGCATGAACCTCATTATCGGTTTCTATTTAGGAAAGGCCGACGACAAGAGGGAAGAATCGCGGCGGCGGCTGAACGAAATCACCTCGCTTTCCGAAGATCTGGTCATATCCTCTCAATGGGCGACACGGTTCGCGCGCGCATATGTTGCGACCAAGGACCCAAAAAAGTTAGACATGTATAACGAGCTCGACGACATCCTTGAGGGAAAACTCGCCCGTCCCGAGAACTACGGATTAGAATATTGGGATCTTGTTTCCGCCGGCTTCATCCCGCCCCCGGACGCCAAAAAAACAGGGAAGGGGCCGCTGGAAGATCAGTTCTTGAAACTCGACATTACGGTAGAGGAGTTCAATCAGCTAAAAAAGGCGAAAGCTCTGTATGTCAAAGTCAGCACCACGGAACGGATTGCGATGCACGCCGTCAGAGGCGAATTTGACGATGGCACAGGCGCCTTCGCCAAAAAGAGCAAACCGGATATGGCCATGGCTGAACGTCTTCTCTACGGAAACTCTTATTCAGAGGAAAACGGAAAGCTGAGCAAAGCCGTCTTCGATTTCAATAGAATGATACGTAACCGATACAAAGCTGTCTTAGAGGACGAAGAGCTGCACACGGCTGAACTGGTTGGAATGAACACTTACCTTGCGCTTGGTTTGTTTTCAATCGTGATAGCCTCAGTGTTCTACTTGCAGCTGAGGTTCGTCAAGAGGACGTCGCGTCTGGTAGCGGCTGTTCAATCGATAAGCAATGGCGACCTCGCGACGAAAACAAACATCACAGGCCAGGATGAGATAGGCCAAATCGCGGGGGCGATCGAGGCGATGGCCTCAAATCTCAGCGCCGCCTTTGTCTCCCTTGAGGATAAGGTAAAAATTTCCGAGATGACTGCTGCAGAGCTGAATAACGAACGCGTTCGATCGGAAAAATTACTCCATAATATCCTTCCCGCCACGATTGCTCAGCGGCTTCAGGGCGGCGAGGAAGTGATTGCTGAGGTGTATCCCGAGGTAACCGTGTTTTTCTCTGATATCGTCGGCTTCACGGACCTCTCGGCGCAACTTGGGCCGCATGAAACGGTCAATCTTCTCAACGCCATTTTCGAGAAATTCGACGAACTCGTCGAAGCGCATGGAGTAGAAAAGATCAAAACGATAGGCGACAGCTATATGGTCGTAGGGGGCGTTCCAAATCGCGATCCTCTGCATTGCCAGCATGTCGCTGAATTTGCGCTTGATGCAATGAGCTTCATTCAGGAGTTTCCGGCCCACTCGCCCTTTCCGATCGAAATGCGCATGGGGATCCACACGGGCACGGTGGCCGCCGGAGTGTTAGGCAAAAAGAAGTTCTCTTACGATCTCTGGGGAGATGTTGTTAACGTCGCCAGTCGTTTTGAATCGACCTCGCTCGCGAACAAAATCCACGTGTCCGAGGCTGTAAAGGTCAGATTGAACGACGACTTTGTTTTTCTGGACGCGGGAACAGTGGAGTTGAAAGGTAAAGGATCGGCCGCGTCATTTTATCTTCTCGGGCGGAAAAAGGAGTTTCCCGCCGTGATAGAATTCAAAAAGCATTAACAATCGCGCTACAACACAATGAGAAGCGCGGCTTTGAGCCGCCGCAATTGAAGGCGGCCCAATCGGCGGCTGCTATGATTGGAATGTGGCCGGATTGACGACGACGGGGCAGAGGACGTGTATGTCGTCGGGATCGGCGCTGCGACGCGTCGCGGGGCTCCGCGCGGAGCCCTAGTTCTAGCAGTGCCGGATGTGGGTTGCAATTACGGAAACAGGCTGGCTCGCCGTAGACGGGCTCACTGATCCGGCTGCGCGACCAGTTCCTGAATGTTCAAGGCTAGAAGATCGGCGACGCAGGCGTAACCAACGTCGTTCATGTGGAAGCCATCCGCTGCGAGCATAAGCGCTATGCCTTCGCCGCCTGATTGGTCCATCGATTTCATGAGGCGGTAGCGGGGGAAGAGACAGACATGCTCTTTCTGCGCGACCCGGTCGAGAACCGCGACAAAGCGCTCGTAACGATCCGGGTCATTGACCTTCTTTGTGAACTGCTGGTCGAGAAGAAGGACGTCGCTCTTATGCCGCTCGATTGACGTAACGCCGCGCTCGACGGTGGCTTCGAAAGCTGGCTCCGTGACTGAGGAAGACAATGCGTCGTTGGTGCCGACTTGCCAGAGGACGAGGTCTGGCTTGGTTCGTTCCAGTTCCGCGTCAAGCCGCGCAAGAGTACGATCGGCGGTTTCGCCGGCTATGCCGGCGTTGACGACTCTAACATCCACCCCCGGAAATCTAAGCTCGAGAGCCGACTCAAGCCGGGCCGGGTAGGAAAACGCCGGTGAAGATGCGCCGATCCCTTGCGTCGAGGATGAACCGATCGCCAGGACTTGCACAGGCAGCTTAGCCCGTAAGCGCGCCGCTGTCCGTTTTAGGGGGCCGGACGCCTTGAGACGGACCGGGGCTGCGGAGCACAGGCCGCGCCCCCGCTGATCGGCTGCAAGAGCAGAGCAAGGCATCGTCAGCCCCATCAAAATCAAGGACTGCAAGAAAGCCCTTCGGGGCCAGACAACGGCGCGGGCGTCGCAGCCGCGTCGGCTGAAGCTTGAGATCGGCATGTACAGCTCACGTTTCTTTGCACAGTCCATCGGCCCAACCCCACGAAAGCTATGGCGAACAAGGGAAGGCCGAGCCTCACCTGGTTCGAAACGAGGGCAAAGCGGACGCCCTAAATTATCATAAGGGCGGGTCTCTGAGGAACCCACGCCCTGGAAATCGGGTCCTCCCAGAGCTGCTTCTAATCAGACGCCACCTGCCTGATTTTCTGCCGCCTTGGTCAAGGCTCCTGTGGAGCCTGGCTTGCTCCATTGACGACGACCCGATCCCCTGCCTCGAGCGCACCGCCCCTGATTTCGACGAAGGCGCCGTCGTCGAGACCTGGCTTCACATCGACGGGCGTCATCGCGCCATCGCGCCACGCCCACACGCGCGCCCATCCAACCGACGGCGGCGGAAGCGACGCGCCCTCCCTGGGGCTGTATTGCAAGCCGCGGCTCGGAACGCGCAGCGCATCCTCCCGCCGGTCGAGCTCTATACGCACCCTTGCCGGCGCGCCGGGCGGCGGGGCAGAGGGCAGTGTCGGCGCTTCGACGACAATCCTCGCGCCCTCTTCAGTGGGCATGGCCGTGCGTAATTTGCCCGCGACTTGTTGCGAGGGATCGCCCGCGAAGGTCGTCGTCACCGGGGCGCCGGGTCGCGCCTGCAGGGTCGCTCCCGCTTCAGGGACGACGTCGATATGCAAGGCTCTGTCAGCCCCCGCCACTCCGAACAAGGTTTCGCCCGCGCTAGCAGCGTGGCCGTTCTCCATCCGGCTCCCCCTGATCATCCCTCCGGAGGGTGCGACGACCGGTGCGCCCTTCTCCTGCGCAGCGCGTAGCGTCACTTCGCGCCGGCTCGTGAGGG
The window above is part of the Methylocystis echinoides genome. Proteins encoded here:
- a CDS encoding efflux RND transporter periplasmic adaptor subunit, encoding MTLLVKRFIAVLLITRIWPPALAAPLPSQPEATIVAPLAEAQIQAAGIETQPVEPEAGVSEIVVPGVVTVPPQQLRIVAAPAAGLVETLLVAPDEDVKEGDPIATLKSSELVEAQRGFLHAMSEANLEAEKLRRDEQLFKEHIIAERRLIVTRAEASQASATLDERSQILTLAGMTENEISALRKERKLASSLLVRAPIGGTILQRHGMTGERVAASAPLVTIARLDPIWVNLQVPLSRAVALDSVERVHLAASGGDGKLIRVGRTADTATQSVTAVAEFRPGRSPLRPGQAVQAILRVKGGGAAQWRVPADAVVSHRNHNWVFLRVPEGFRAVPVTLVSETPQFASVQGALAASERVATRGLLTLLAELAEIESK
- a CDS encoding adenylate/guanylate cyclase domain-containing protein, translating into MQPKIPKPAGPSMKLRTFFSAFFLMLIALAGMNLIIGFYLGKADDKREESRRRLNEITSLSEDLVISSQWATRFARAYVATKDPKKLDMYNELDDILEGKLARPENYGLEYWDLVSAGFIPPPDAKKTGKGPLEDQFLKLDITVEEFNQLKKAKALYVKVSTTERIAMHAVRGEFDDGTGAFAKKSKPDMAMAERLLYGNSYSEENGKLSKAVFDFNRMIRNRYKAVLEDEELHTAELVGMNTYLALGLFSIVIASVFYLQLRFVKRTSRLVAAVQSISNGDLATKTNITGQDEIGQIAGAIEAMASNLSAAFVSLEDKVKISEMTAAELNNERVRSEKLLHNILPATIAQRLQGGEEVIAEVYPEVTVFFSDIVGFTDLSAQLGPHETVNLLNAIFEKFDELVEAHGVEKIKTIGDSYMVVGGVPNRDPLHCQHVAEFALDAMSFIQEFPAHSPFPIEMRMGIHTGTVAAGVLGKKKFSYDLWGDVVNVASRFESTSLANKIHVSEAVKVRLNDDFVFLDAGTVELKGKGSAASFYLLGRKKEFPAVIEFKKH
- a CDS encoding SGNH/GDSL hydrolase family protein, whose protein sequence is MQSLILMGLTMPCSALAADQRGRGLCSAAPVRLKASGPLKRTAARLRAKLPVQVLAIGSSSTQGIGASSPAFSYPARLESALELRFPGVDVRVVNAGIAGETADRTLARLDAELERTKPDLVLWQVGTNDALSSSVTEPAFEATVERGVTSIERHKSDVLLLDQQFTKKVNDPDRYERFVAVLDRVAQKEHVCLFPRYRLMKSMDQSGGEGIALMLAADGFHMNDVGYACVADLLALNIQELVAQPDQ
- a CDS encoding efflux RND transporter periplasmic adaptor subunit — encoded protein: MAVAAAGTLYWQTLRKARPELATVERGNFVHTVDLTGAVVAAPLVEVAAPVKGRIEAVACGDGDQVEAGRVCARIISPDRQAEVDRARRALAAAQVAQRNSAAALEHATSAKTRAAVARAKARLAQAQALTSRREVTLRAAQEKGAPVVAPSGGMIRGSRMENGHAASAGETLFGVAGADRALHIDVVPEAGATLQARPGAPVTTTFAGDPSQQVAGKLRTAMPTEEGARIVVEAPTLPSAPPPGAPARVRIELDRREDALRVPSRGLQYSPREGASLPPPSVGWARVWAWRDGAMTPVDVKPGLDDGAFVEIRGGALEAGDRVVVNGASQAPQEP